The proteins below are encoded in one region of Deinococcus seoulensis:
- a CDS encoding ABC transporter permease, with translation MTAADQPTPDQPTIDRAAPAPATPRRGGGIGLGGAFTIAWRAIVGTPLRSVLTALGVIIGVAAVVALTAIGQGSTAGVTKNLESLGTNLLTVQSARGGGGGSLVRAGPRQTVTVKDAEALAAAFPDRVAGVAPTVNSNVQAKVGSANTQASVVGTWPAYETVRNSPVETGAYFTDADNRSRKRVAVIGHQVLTDLWGEDATPDQAIGQKVRLGSVSFTVTGVLPDKGNSGFGNANSQVLVPLGTYLQRFARTNSAGGEPTVSSVYLQAVSADDLTALQADVTDLLSTRHDQTDPDNLDFQVQNQADSLASLSSVTGTLTLLVGAIAGISLLVGGIGIMNIMLVSVTERTREIGVRKALGAKPRDILTQFLVEASLLSIGGGLIGMLLGVGVAYLGNLAGIAPVFSPTPMIVAFLFSALVGVFFGYYPAARAARLDPVDSLRYE, from the coding sequence GTGACCGCCGCCGACCAGCCCACCCCCGACCAGCCCACCATCGACCGCGCCGCGCCCGCCCCGGCCACTCCCCGGCGGGGCGGCGGTATCGGCCTGGGCGGCGCGTTCACCATCGCGTGGCGCGCCATCGTGGGCACCCCGCTGCGCTCGGTCCTGACGGCGCTGGGCGTGATCATCGGCGTGGCCGCCGTCGTCGCCCTGACTGCCATCGGGCAGGGCAGCACCGCCGGGGTCACCAAGAACCTCGAGAGTCTGGGCACCAACCTGCTGACCGTGCAGAGCGCCCGTGGCGGCGGCGGCGGCAGCCTGGTCCGCGCCGGCCCCCGGCAGACCGTCACCGTCAAGGACGCCGAGGCGCTGGCCGCCGCCTTCCCGGACCGCGTGGCGGGCGTGGCCCCCACCGTGAACAGCAACGTGCAGGCCAAGGTCGGCAGCGCCAACACCCAGGCCAGCGTGGTCGGCACCTGGCCCGCCTACGAGACGGTGCGCAACAGCCCGGTCGAGACCGGCGCGTACTTCACGGACGCCGACAACAGGAGCCGCAAACGCGTCGCCGTGATCGGCCATCAGGTCCTGACCGACCTGTGGGGCGAGGACGCGACGCCCGACCAGGCCATCGGGCAGAAGGTCCGACTGGGCAGCGTGTCCTTCACCGTGACCGGCGTCCTGCCCGACAAGGGCAACAGCGGCTTCGGGAACGCCAACAGTCAGGTGCTCGTGCCGCTCGGCACGTACCTGCAACGCTTCGCGCGGACCAACAGCGCGGGCGGCGAACCCACCGTCAGCAGCGTCTACCTCCAGGCAGTCAGCGCCGACGACCTCACCGCGCTTCAGGCGGACGTGACCGACCTGCTCAGCACCCGCCACGACCAGACCGACCCGGACAACCTCGACTTCCAGGTGCAGAACCAGGCGGACAGCCTCGCCAGCCTCAGCAGCGTGACCGGCACCCTGACCCTGCTCGTCGGCGCGATCGCCGGGATCAGCCTGCTCGTCGGCGGCATCGGCATCATGAACATCATGCTGGTGTCCGTCACGGAACGCACCCGCGAGATCGGCGTCCGCAAGGCCCTGGGCGCCAAGCCGCGCGACATCCTCACGCAGTTCCTGGTCGAGGCCAGCCTGCTGTCCATCGGCGGCGGCCTGATCGGCATGCTGCTCGGCGTGGGCGTGGCGTACCTGGGGAACCTCGCGGGCATCGCCCCGGTCTTCAGCCCGACCCCCATGATCGTCGCGTTCCTGTTCAGCGCGCTGGTCGGCGTGTTCTTCGGGTACTACCCGGCCGCCCGCGCCGCCCGCCTCGACCCCGTCGATTCCCTTCGTTACGAGTAA
- a CDS encoding ABC transporter ATP-binding protein: MSAAQTAGPVVDIRDVRKVYEQGDVIFEALKGVSVQIAQGEMVALMGPSGSGKTTLMQVIGLLDRPSSGSYRLAGRDVTTLSENERAEARNTDIGFVFQAFHLLPRLSLVENVEVPLTYAGVPPRERRERAMQVLGRVGLADKARNLPSQISGGQKQRVAVARALAGSPRLLLADEPTGNLDTRTSEEVMALFGALHAEGTTVVIVTHEDDIGAYAERVIRVRDGVIESDRRQTPRTSMPHAPAHTAPHLTGGQP, from the coding sequence GTGAGTGCCGCGCAGACCGCCGGTCCGGTCGTGGACATCCGCGACGTGCGCAAGGTGTACGAGCAGGGCGACGTGATCTTCGAGGCCCTCAAGGGCGTCAGCGTGCAGATCGCGCAGGGCGAGATGGTCGCCCTGATGGGCCCCTCGGGCAGCGGCAAGACCACCCTGATGCAGGTCATCGGGCTGCTCGACCGGCCCAGCAGCGGCTCGTACCGGCTGGCCGGGCGGGACGTGACCACCCTCAGCGAGAACGAACGCGCCGAGGCCCGCAACACCGACATCGGTTTCGTGTTCCAGGCCTTTCACCTGCTGCCGCGCCTGAGTCTCGTCGAGAACGTCGAGGTGCCCCTCACGTACGCCGGCGTGCCGCCCCGCGAACGCCGCGAGCGGGCCATGCAGGTCCTGGGGCGCGTGGGACTGGCCGACAAGGCCCGCAACCTGCCCAGCCAGATCAGCGGCGGGCAGAAACAGCGTGTGGCCGTCGCCCGCGCCCTGGCGGGCAGCCCGCGCCTGCTGCTGGCCGACGAACCCACAGGCAACCTCGACACCCGCACCAGCGAGGAGGTCATGGCCCTGTTCGGCGCCCTGCACGCCGAGGGCACCACCGTCGTGATCGTCACGCACGAGGACGACATCGGCGCGTACGCCGAGCGGGTCATCCGCGTGCGTGACGGAGTGATCGAATCCGACCGCCGCCAGACGCCCCGCACGTCCATGCCTCACGCGCCCGCCCACACCGCGCCCCACCTGACCGGAGGGCAGCCGTGA
- a CDS encoding efflux RND transporter periplasmic adaptor subunit, translating into MSAASARPARPARRARWPWIVGGLLLIGAVGGTVAYRASNADTAQAVATTSTARAQQGVIRVSVSGPGTLEAAQTRTVGADLTATVGAVPAVGERVTRGQLITTLSSDTVEQNVASAQLNLDKARAGLDATRASQASSAAQRQSSVTGAQNSLTQAQQTLTDAQRTLNGQQQLAAIGALSASALADAQSAVLKAQQSVDSARASLSAAQTQAGTGGTSDAQNLRSQEIAVQQAQESLKAAQQDRADLKVYAPITGVVSTVTATEGTVVNSGATILTVLDDTTLNLPVQIDETEIAGVQAGQTAEVTLDAFDGQTFTGKVVRVSPGATQSSGISVFTATVGLPNPDGQLRAGMTAEAEIIQSEETGLLVPSKAIQTVRGRSYVELPAGQGAEPERIRVETGATDGTNTVITSGLEAGQQVVVPGAARTTGTGSGNRQNSQGGFGTGGPPAGGFGGGAP; encoded by the coding sequence GTGAGCGCCGCGTCCGCACGCCCGGCCCGCCCGGCACGCCGCGCCCGCTGGCCCTGGATCGTGGGTGGCCTGCTGCTGATCGGCGCGGTCGGCGGGACCGTCGCGTACCGCGCCAGCAACGCCGACACCGCCCAGGCCGTCGCCACGACCAGCACCGCCCGCGCGCAGCAGGGCGTGATCCGCGTGTCCGTCAGCGGTCCCGGCACGCTGGAAGCCGCGCAGACCCGCACGGTCGGCGCGGACCTGACCGCCACGGTCGGCGCGGTCCCGGCCGTCGGGGAGCGCGTCACGCGGGGGCAACTGATCACCACCCTCAGCAGCGACACCGTCGAGCAGAACGTGGCGTCGGCGCAGCTAAACCTCGACAAGGCCCGCGCCGGACTGGACGCCACGCGCGCCTCGCAGGCCAGCAGCGCCGCGCAGCGCCAGAGCAGCGTCACCGGCGCCCAGAATTCCCTCACGCAGGCGCAGCAGACCCTCACGGACGCCCAGCGCACCCTGAACGGCCAGCAGCAACTGGCGGCCATCGGGGCACTCAGCGCCTCGGCCCTGGCGGACGCGCAGTCAGCCGTCCTGAAAGCCCAGCAGAGCGTGGACAGCGCCCGCGCCAGCCTGAGCGCCGCGCAGACCCAGGCGGGCACGGGCGGCACCAGCGACGCCCAGAACCTCCGCAGTCAGGAGATCGCGGTGCAGCAGGCCCAGGAAAGCCTGAAGGCCGCGCAGCAGGACCGCGCCGACCTGAAGGTGTACGCACCCATCACCGGGGTGGTCAGCACCGTCACCGCCACCGAGGGCACCGTCGTGAACAGCGGCGCGACCATCCTGACCGTCCTGGACGACACCACCCTGAACCTGCCCGTGCAGATCGACGAGACCGAGATCGCCGGCGTGCAGGCCGGACAGACCGCCGAGGTCACCCTGGACGCCTTCGACGGGCAGACCTTCACGGGCAAGGTCGTGCGCGTCTCGCCCGGCGCAACCCAGAGCAGCGGCATCAGCGTGTTCACCGCCACCGTGGGGCTCCCCAACCCCGACGGGCAGCTGCGCGCCGGAATGACCGCCGAGGCCGAGATCATCCAGAGCGAGGAAACCGGCCTGCTCGTGCCGAGCAAGGCCATTCAGACCGTGCGGGGCCGCAGTTACGTGGAACTGCCCGCCGGGCAGGGCGCGGAACCCGAACGCATCCGCGTGGAGACCGGCGCGACCGACGGCACGAACACGGTCATCACCAGCGGCCTGGAAGCCGGACAGCAGGTCGTCGTGCCCGGCGCGGCCCGCACCACCGGTACGGGCAGTGGGAACCGTCAGAACAGCCAGGGCGGTTTCGGGACGGGCGGCCCGCCTGCCGGCGGCTTCGGCGGGGGCGCGCCGTGA
- a CDS encoding TolC family protein: protein MTNPTPTPARPRTAHPRRLHLLSAALLLAVTPAASAQSTQTISGGTAVTAALKTGADVNTAQANLTKAQAANRAAQADPATLVTGKLNAKNAETLAQAQLRAARLAALQNTIGAYNALLEAQENVELQTLQTQVDQKAAQVAQVKLGIGNATTLDVQNAQNTLSGSQQTLADARAQVNLAAAKLGTLTGLGSAVRAGSVINAPKLGVTLSTLQGNLGGLSSLVSAANDLSSAQLTVKLADNDFTPARTLQDARTALANAQRAADTASKNAQQTLASAYQNAQNAAELLSVAQSREAAALKTYTQDSARLKSGTISAVELQGTQLTLKKAQFSRLQAQNNVTEALAALSVAAGQNLTGIGGTL from the coding sequence ATGACGAACCCCACCCCCACGCCCGCCCGCCCCCGCACTGCCCACCCCCGCCGCCTGCACCTGCTGAGCGCCGCGCTGCTGCTGGCCGTCACCCCGGCCGCCAGCGCCCAGAGCACGCAGACCATCAGCGGCGGCACTGCCGTGACCGCCGCCCTGAAGACCGGGGCCGACGTGAACACCGCGCAGGCCAACCTGACCAAGGCGCAGGCCGCCAACCGCGCCGCGCAGGCCGACCCCGCCACCCTGGTCACCGGGAAACTGAACGCGAAGAACGCCGAGACGCTGGCCCAGGCGCAACTCCGGGCCGCCAGACTCGCCGCCCTTCAGAACACCATCGGCGCGTACAACGCCCTGCTCGAAGCGCAGGAGAACGTGGAACTCCAGACCCTGCAGACCCAGGTGGACCAGAAGGCCGCGCAGGTCGCGCAGGTGAAACTGGGCATCGGGAACGCCACCACCCTGGACGTGCAGAACGCGCAGAACACCCTGAGCGGCAGCCAGCAGACCCTCGCCGACGCCCGCGCGCAGGTGAACCTCGCCGCCGCGAAACTCGGCACGCTGACCGGGCTGGGCAGCGCCGTGCGCGCGGGCAGCGTCATCAACGCCCCCAAACTGGGCGTCACCCTGAGCACCCTGCAGGGCAACCTGGGCGGCCTGAGCAGCCTCGTGAGCGCCGCGAACGACCTGAGCAGCGCCCAACTGACCGTGAAACTCGCCGACAACGACTTCACGCCCGCCCGCACCCTCCAGGACGCCCGCACCGCCCTGGCGAACGCGCAGCGCGCCGCCGACACCGCCAGCAAGAACGCACAGCAGACCCTGGCCAGCGCCTACCAGAACGCCCAGAACGCCGCCGAACTGCTGAGCGTCGCGCAGAGCCGCGAGGCCGCCGCCCTGAAAACCTACACGCAGGACAGCGCCCGCCTGAAAAGCGGCACCATCAGCGCCGTCGAGTTGCAGGGCACGCAACTGACCCTTAAGAAAGCCCAGTTCAGCCGCCTTCAGGCGCAGAACAACGTCACCGAGGCGCTGGCGGCGCTGTCCGTCGCCGCCGGGCAGAACCTGACCGGCATCGGGGGAACGCTGTGA
- a CDS encoding TolC family protein has product MKFIPARPSRRGLPLALALSAALAAASGPALAQAQATPPTQPPAQSSTQPPAQSSTQSSAQPPASQPAEPLPYTLEQAYAQLAGAPSVTRAALSVQVAQQNLEAARSALGLTVSVNGNASYVGSGAGTTSDGAATTTASSLGGNAGVSVSLGLLPWSNNQSGLRASERSLALARATLQEAQRSARLNVTQAYFDAVLATQDVQMGAQTVALRARQLQVAQAQDAAGNAAPEAVLSAQAALQAAQSAAAQAQGTLDTAQRTLESALGVSLGRVTFSPPAQATLTLPDLGALVARARTGRADVISAQNTLAAAQDTLDTAQRDATLPDLTASVGYGGGSAGTLSTSLNLKQGTLSSAYSVPVGSSSGSASGRLTASLSGSYVVYSPAQRASLSADQAAVTQAALSLTVAQQNVELDVRSRFIAAQQALTAVQTRKTQVQVAQQQLATAQARVQAGTATPDDVQSAELTLAQAQRDLLSARLSAQTTLIQLDNAAGGPQ; this is encoded by the coding sequence ATGAAGTTCATTCCTGCCCGTCCGTCCCGCCGTGGGTTGCCGCTGGCCCTGGCCCTGAGCGCCGCGCTGGCCGCGGCGTCCGGGCCTGCACTGGCACAGGCCCAGGCCACGCCGCCCACACAGCCGCCCGCGCAGTCGTCCACACAGCCGCCCGCGCAGTCGTCCACACAGTCGTCCGCGCAGCCACCTGCCTCCCAGCCCGCCGAACCACTGCCCTACACGCTGGAGCAGGCGTACGCGCAACTCGCCGGGGCGCCCAGCGTGACCCGCGCCGCCCTGAGCGTGCAGGTCGCGCAGCAGAACCTGGAGGCCGCCCGCAGCGCCCTGGGCCTGACCGTTAGCGTGAACGGCAACGCCAGTTACGTGGGCAGCGGCGCCGGGACCACCAGTGACGGCGCGGCCACCACGACCGCCTCCAGCCTCGGCGGGAACGCCGGGGTCAGCGTCAGCCTGGGCCTGCTGCCCTGGTCGAACAACCAGAGTGGCCTGCGCGCCTCGGAACGCAGCCTCGCCCTGGCCCGCGCGACCCTGCAGGAAGCGCAGCGCAGCGCCCGCCTGAACGTCACGCAGGCGTACTTCGACGCGGTGCTGGCCACGCAGGACGTGCAGATGGGCGCGCAGACGGTCGCGCTGCGCGCCCGGCAGCTTCAGGTGGCGCAGGCGCAGGACGCCGCCGGGAACGCCGCGCCCGAGGCAGTCCTGAGCGCCCAGGCGGCCCTGCAGGCGGCGCAGTCGGCCGCCGCGCAGGCGCAGGGCACGCTGGACACCGCGCAGCGCACGCTGGAATCCGCGCTGGGCGTCAGCCTGGGCCGCGTGACGTTCAGCCCCCCCGCCCAGGCGACCCTGACCCTGCCGGACCTGGGTGCCCTGGTCGCCCGCGCCCGCACCGGCCGCGCCGACGTGATCAGCGCGCAGAACACCCTGGCCGCCGCGCAGGACACCCTGGACACAGCCCAGCGGGACGCCACCCTGCCGGACCTGACCGCCAGCGTCGGCTACGGCGGCGGCAGCGCCGGAACGCTCAGCACCAGCCTGAACCTGAAGCAGGGCACCCTGAGCAGCGCCTACAGCGTCCCGGTCGGCAGCAGCTCTGGCAGCGCGTCCGGGCGCCTGACCGCCAGCCTCAGCGGCTCGTACGTCGTGTACTCCCCGGCGCAGCGCGCCAGCCTCAGCGCCGACCAGGCGGCCGTGACGCAGGCGGCGCTGTCCCTGACCGTCGCGCAGCAGAACGTGGAACTCGACGTCCGCAGCCGCTTCATTGCCGCGCAGCAGGCCCTGACCGCCGTGCAGACCCGCAAGACGCAGGTGCAGGTGGCGCAGCAGCAACTCGCGACCGCGCAGGCCCGCGTGCAGGCCGGAACCGCCACCCCCGACGACGTGCAGAGCGCCGAACTGACCCTCGCGCAGGCGCAACGTGACCTGCTGTCCGCCCGCCTGAGTGCCCAGACCACCCTGATTCAACTCGACAACGCCGCCGGAGGCCCCCAATGA
- a CDS encoding response regulator transcription factor: MNALILIVEDEPQLAEVLEAYARQEGYRTERAADGNAALHAFRALNPDLILLDVMLPGRSGLDVLRTVRADSATPVILVTARAEETDQIVGLELGADDYVVKPFRPREVMARVRAVLRRATAAVEDTERPVRVGPLEVDRRAFVIRVNGETLNLTPAEFRLLSQLAESPGRAFSREELLAAALPDSDALERVVDAHLASVRRKLEAVNASGLLHTVRGVGYRLEAGA, translated from the coding sequence ATGAACGCCCTGATCCTGATTGTCGAGGACGAACCGCAACTGGCCGAGGTCCTCGAAGCCTACGCGCGGCAGGAAGGCTACCGCACCGAACGCGCCGCCGACGGAAACGCCGCCCTGCACGCCTTCCGCGCCCTGAACCCGGACCTGATCCTGCTGGACGTCATGCTGCCCGGCCGCAGCGGCCTGGACGTGCTGCGCACCGTGCGGGCCGACAGCGCCACGCCCGTGATCCTGGTCACCGCCCGCGCCGAGGAGACCGATCAGATCGTGGGACTGGAACTCGGCGCGGACGATTACGTCGTCAAGCCGTTCCGGCCGCGCGAGGTCATGGCGCGCGTGCGGGCCGTGCTGCGCCGCGCGACTGCCGCGGTCGAGGACACCGAACGCCCGGTGCGGGTCGGGCCGCTGGAAGTGGACAGGCGCGCCTTCGTGATCCGCGTGAACGGCGAGACCCTGAACCTCACCCCGGCCGAGTTCCGGCTGCTGTCGCAACTGGCCGAATCGCCGGGCCGGGCGTTCTCGCGCGAGGAACTGCTCGCGGCGGCCCTGCCGGACAGCGACGCCCTGGAACGCGTCGTGGACGCCCACCTGGCCAGCGTGCGCCGCAAACTGGAAGCCGTGAACGCCAGCGGCCTGCTGCACACGGTGCGCGGCGTCGGCTACCGCCTGGAAGCCGGGGCGTGA
- a CDS encoding HAMP domain-containing sensor histidine kinase, with protein sequence MTRPPPRPQAGTRPPAAPAGGRRWAWQRSRRPLAVTLLLAMLLVVGVSVGSVLVFSNLVVQRQVDRLPDDIKLAMRERQAALHRGEVIVPTPPVPEIRTGMIVDPFLEPGQSSPDVNGVIALPSGEQAEVTQGRRPRGLRDQPRDVPNRSQDFVRDIQRSLVQVGALAVTASALLAWLLARRIAQPVSAVSRAASRLAGGDLGARAPMQSGEREMAALAQSFNEMAENLQQLEQERQQAVADIAHELRTPIAVMQARLDALEDGVYPLNTEQIALLSTQTQLLTRLVGDLRTITLAEGGSLALDPRPLDLGALGRDVVRDLQDRASARQVTLSVQATETLIHGDPVRVRQITTNLVDNALRHARSRVSVQIEAVQGQALLHVEDDGPGVPEDSREAVFTRFTRLDSSRTRDTGGSGLGLAIVRALADAHGGAAHLSGSASLGGARFTVTLPALTDPAPSSTVPAPSHTA encoded by the coding sequence GTGACCCGCCCCCCTCCCCGCCCACAGGCGGGCACGCGCCCTCCCGCCGCGCCGGCCGGCGGGCGCCGCTGGGCGTGGCAGCGCAGCCGCCGCCCGCTGGCCGTGACGCTGCTGCTGGCGATGCTGCTGGTCGTGGGCGTGTCGGTGGGGAGCGTGCTGGTGTTCTCGAACCTGGTCGTGCAGCGGCAGGTGGACCGACTGCCCGACGACATCAAGCTCGCCATGCGCGAGCGGCAGGCGGCCCTGCACCGCGGCGAGGTGATCGTCCCGACGCCGCCCGTCCCGGAGATCCGCACCGGGATGATCGTGGACCCCTTCCTGGAACCCGGTCAGAGCAGCCCGGACGTGAACGGCGTGATCGCCCTGCCCAGCGGCGAGCAGGCCGAGGTCACGCAGGGCCGCCGCCCACGCGGACTGCGGGACCAGCCGCGTGACGTGCCGAACCGCTCGCAGGATTTCGTGCGGGACATCCAGCGCAGCCTCGTGCAGGTGGGCGCACTCGCCGTGACGGCCTCGGCGCTGCTGGCGTGGCTGCTGGCCCGGCGGATCGCGCAGCCGGTGTCGGCCGTGTCGCGCGCGGCGTCCCGGCTGGCCGGCGGTGACCTGGGCGCCCGCGCGCCCATGCAGAGCGGCGAGCGTGAAATGGCGGCCCTGGCGCAGAGCTTCAACGAGATGGCCGAGAACCTGCAACAGCTGGAGCAGGAGCGGCAGCAGGCCGTCGCGGACATCGCGCACGAACTGCGCACGCCCATCGCGGTCATGCAGGCCCGCCTGGACGCCCTGGAGGACGGCGTGTACCCGCTGAACACCGAGCAGATCGCGCTGCTGAGCACCCAGACGCAACTGCTGACCCGGCTGGTCGGGGACCTGCGGACCATCACGCTCGCCGAGGGCGGCAGCCTGGCCCTGGACCCCCGCCCGCTGGACCTGGGCGCGCTGGGCCGCGACGTGGTCCGCGACCTGCAGGACCGCGCCTCGGCGCGGCAGGTGACGCTCAGCGTGCAGGCGACCGAGACCCTGATCCACGGGGACCCGGTGCGGGTGCGGCAGATCACCACCAACCTCGTGGACAACGCCCTGCGGCACGCGCGCAGCCGCGTCAGCGTGCAGATCGAGGCGGTGCAGGGTCAGGCGCTGCTGCACGTCGAGGACGACGGCCCCGGCGTGCCCGAGGACAGCCGCGAGGCGGTGTTCACGCGCTTCACCCGCCTGGACAGCAGCCGCACCCGCGACACCGGCGGCAGCGGCCTGGGCCTGGCGATCGTGCGGGCCCTGGCCGACGCGCACGGCGGCGCGGCGCACCTGTCGGGCAGCGCCAGCCTGGGCGGGGCGCGCTTCACCGTGACCCTCCCGGCCCTGACCGACCCCGCGCCTTCCTCGACCGTGCCCGCGCCCTCCCACACGGCCTGA
- the ychF gene encoding redox-regulated ATPase YchF — protein sequence MGLAIGIVGLPNVGKSTLFNAITRAGALAANYPFATIEPNVGRVTVPDERLAALSRVFTKGERVPPIIPTFVEFVDIAGLVKGASQGEGLGNQFLANIREADAIAHVVRCFEDGNVIHVAGRVDPIDDIETINTELILADLGGLEKRLQNLQKKAKGNDKDAKEQAALAEQIIAVLGEGKPARAGTYDAPIPKEFGLITTKPVIYVANVGEDDLTQDNEHVLKVREYAAAEGAQVVKISAQIEGELSEMPEEDARMFLDELGVQESGLDQLVKVGYETLGLMTFITSGEKEVRAWTIRRGETAPEAAGEIHSDLQRGFIRAEVIEWDKMVEAGGWAAAKSKGWVRTEGKDYVMKDGDIMNVLHNM from the coding sequence ATGGGTCTTGCTATTGGAATTGTGGGTCTGCCGAACGTCGGGAAAAGCACGCTGTTCAACGCCATCACGCGCGCCGGAGCGCTCGCCGCGAACTACCCGTTCGCGACCATCGAACCGAACGTCGGCCGAGTCACGGTGCCCGACGAGCGCCTCGCCGCGCTGAGCCGCGTGTTCACCAAGGGTGAGCGCGTCCCACCGATCATCCCGACCTTCGTGGAGTTCGTGGATATCGCCGGTCTGGTCAAGGGCGCCAGTCAGGGCGAGGGGCTGGGCAACCAGTTCCTGGCGAACATCCGCGAGGCGGACGCCATCGCGCACGTCGTCCGCTGCTTCGAGGACGGGAACGTCATTCACGTGGCGGGCCGCGTGGACCCCATCGACGACATCGAGACCATCAACACCGAACTGATCCTCGCGGACCTCGGCGGCCTGGAAAAACGCCTCCAGAACCTCCAGAAGAAAGCCAAGGGGAACGACAAGGACGCCAAGGAGCAGGCGGCGCTGGCCGAGCAGATCATTGCCGTGCTGGGCGAGGGCAAACCCGCCCGTGCCGGCACGTACGACGCGCCCATTCCCAAGGAATTCGGGCTGATCACCACCAAACCCGTCATCTATGTGGCAAACGTCGGCGAGGACGACCTGACGCAGGACAACGAGCACGTCCTGAAGGTCCGCGAGTACGCCGCCGCCGAGGGCGCGCAGGTCGTGAAGATCAGCGCGCAGATCGAGGGTGAACTCTCCGAGATGCCCGAAGAGGACGCCCGCATGTTCCTCGACGAACTGGGCGTGCAGGAAAGCGGCCTGGATCAGCTCGTGAAGGTCGGGTACGAGACGCTGGGCCTGATGACCTTCATCACCAGCGGCGAGAAGGAAGTCCGCGCGTGGACCATCCGCCGCGGCGAGACCGCCCCCGAAGCGGCCGGCGAGATCCACAGCGATCTGCAACGCGGTTTCATTCGCGCCGAGGTCATCGAGTGGGACAAGATGGTCGAGGCCGGAGGCTGGGCCGCCGCCAAGAGCAAGGGCTGGGTCCGCACCGAAGGCAAGGACTACGTCATGAAAGACGGTGACATCATGAACGTGCTGCATAACATGTGA
- the mnmE gene encoding tRNA uridine-5-carboxymethylaminomethyl(34) synthesis GTPase MnmE, producing MTRSGLQDTIAAIATAPGSAGVGIVRVSGPDALRVADGLFRGRRAPSRTPGGRFLFGHLTGETGEILDEGLCLIFRGPRSYTGEDVAELQTHGSPAVLARVLARTLELGARPARPGEFTLRAYLSGRLDLAQAEAVLNLIEAQTDAARRQATLGLTGALAGRVERVAVNVTRTLAALQAMLDYPEEGVPDEDRAQPLTAAEHDLTELLRTARAGQVATRGARLALIGRPNAGKSSLLNALVGFERSIVTPVAGTTRDYLEEGLELAGVPVTLVDTAGIRDTDDAIEAAGVRQAVTLAAAADLILILEDGSAPREPLPVTLNLPPHGGPRVIRVRTKADLNPAWTDPGALNVSAVTGNGLPELREAIRAALLGDAARGEAWLTTERQADAARRALNHIQAAAHAPDDLASYELEEALRALAELTGRDVQEDIVDAVFRNFCVGK from the coding sequence CAGCGGCCCGGACGCCCTGCGCGTCGCGGACGGCCTGTTCCGGGGACGGCGCGCCCCGTCCCGCACGCCCGGCGGCCGCTTCCTGTTCGGGCACCTGACCGGCGAGACCGGCGAGATTCTCGACGAGGGCCTGTGCCTGATCTTCAGAGGGCCGCGCAGCTACACCGGCGAGGACGTCGCCGAACTCCAGACGCACGGCAGCCCCGCCGTGCTGGCCCGCGTGCTGGCCCGCACCCTGGAACTCGGCGCGCGCCCCGCCCGCCCCGGCGAGTTCACGCTGCGCGCCTACCTGAGCGGCCGCCTGGACCTCGCGCAGGCCGAGGCGGTCCTGAACCTGATCGAAGCGCAGACCGACGCCGCCCGCCGCCAGGCCACCCTCGGCCTGACCGGCGCCCTGGCAGGACGTGTCGAGCGGGTCGCCGTGAACGTCACCCGCACCCTCGCCGCCCTGCAGGCCATGCTGGACTACCCCGAGGAAGGCGTGCCCGACGAGGACCGCGCCCAGCCACTCACGGCCGCCGAGCACGACCTGACCGAACTGCTCCGCACCGCCCGCGCCGGACAGGTCGCCACGCGCGGCGCCCGCCTCGCCCTGATCGGCCGCCCCAACGCCGGTAAGAGCAGCCTCCTGAACGCCCTGGTCGGCTTCGAGCGCAGCATCGTCACGCCCGTCGCCGGAACCACCCGCGACTACCTCGAGGAAGGCCTGGAACTCGCCGGGGTGCCCGTCACGCTCGTCGATACCGCCGGCATCCGCGACACCGACGACGCCATCGAGGCCGCCGGGGTCCGGCAGGCCGTCACGCTGGCCGCCGCCGCCGACCTGATCCTGATCCTCGAGGACGGCAGCGCCCCCCGCGAACCCCTGCCCGTCACCCTGAACCTCCCCCCGCACGGCGGCCCCCGCGTCATCCGGGTGCGCACCAAGGCCGACCTGAACCCCGCCTGGACCGACCCCGGCGCCCTGAACGTCAGCGCCGTCACCGGAAACGGCCTGCCGGAACTGCGTGAAGCCATCCGCGCCGCGCTGCTCGGCGACGCCGCACGCGGCGAGGCGTGGCTGACCACCGAACGGCAGGCCGACGCCGCCCGCCGCGCCCTGAACCACATCCAGGCCGCCGCGCACGCCCCGGACGACCTCGCCAGCTACGAACTCGAAGAAGCCCTGCGCGCCCTGGCCGAACTGACCGGCCGCGACGTGCAGGAAGACATCGTGGACGCCGTGTTCCGCAACTTCTGCGTCGGGAAGTAG